A stretch of DNA from Acidobacteriota bacterium:
TAGCATCTCGACCTTCCAGGCCGGGTGCGACTCGCGGTTAAGCAGGCTATATTTGTTGACCGAGTTGATCGAATACGCCCGGATCTGGCCGTTCTCGATCAGTCCTTTGATCGCATCGACCAGATGAAAGCGCTCGTATTCAAGGTAGTCTGCCGCCGCGGTCGGGAACATCAGTAGCGGATAGCCGGCGTGTCCGTAGGCAACCAGCGGCATGTCCATATTCAGGTTGTGGCTGTGCCACGAGGTTATATCGCGTCGCATATTTTGTCAGAGGCCCGCGCATAAGCGAGGGCATAAATCATTTGTCGAAATATTTGAGAATATGTGAAATCCCGGCCGTCCGCAAGCGAGCTTTGCTCCGCGATGCGGGGCCTTTCAGGAATTCGAGGTGATCTTCAGCCCGGCAATGCCCGCGATTATCAGCATTATGCAGACGATGCGGACGGCGTCCCGCGGTTCATTGAAGAGCACCATCCCTAGGATTGCCGCACCGACCGTCCCGATACCGGTCCAAACGGCGTAGGCCGTACCGATCGGCAGCGTCTTGACCGCAAGCGAGAGAAAGTAGAAGCTCGCGATCATCAACACACCGGTAATAAGGCTGGGCACAAGCCGTGTCCAGCCTTCGGTGTACTTGAGCCCGATCGCCCACGCGATCTCCAGAATTCCTGCGATTGCGAGGTAGATCCAGTTCACCCTAATTCACAAATACTAGCGACAGAGCCGGGGTTCTGCCGCTATCTGTGTAACGCTGATTAACGAAAGCCGAACAGTCGACAAAAGCATCGAAAATCTCCCGAAGTCTCGTTCGAAACGCCTCGGTCTCAGTGATTTCGATCTGCAACATCTCATCTGGTTTGATCAGAAATCTAGTCATCCCTTCTTCATCCAGACTCGACATGCAGTCGATCCAGGCATCCATGTTCTTTCCATAGAAATCGGGAAAGCCGAAAACTTCCATGCAGTATTCGTGGAAGGATTTCCAGTCTTGCACGTTAGAGCTTTCGAATCTAACCGCGGCCACTATTTGATTACCGTTATGTCTCGCGTCGTTGAGTTATACCCGCCGTTATCCACGACATTGCCGTCCTTATCGATGAGTTCGAGCTTGATCGTGTGCTTGCCGGCGGTCCAGCCCGCGAGCCACAGCGGTGCCCATTTCTCGATCATCTTCGGTTCGCCACCGTTGACCGAATAGCGTATTCGGTATTCGCCGCCGTCTCCGACGAGCTTAGCGTTCGCGAGCCAGAAGTCGATCATTATCGGGTCGGCGTCGGCCCCCTTGTATTCGCCCTTCGGCCGGCTGTAGGTGAGCAGCGGCTTGGTGGCGTCGATGGCTCCACCCGCAGAGGCCGGCATTTCCTTGCCTTCGGGCGTTGGTGCAGCGTTGGCATTTGAATTGGCATTTGCGGCCGGCGTAGCGTTCGCGTTTGAATTCGACATCGTCTGGCCAGAATTGGTCGTCGCCGGGAGGTCAAGATTCGCTCCGCCGTTCTTTACCGTAAACTTCACAACGTCAAACGCGTCCGCGTTCTTGTAGCTTTCATGCCAGGGCCGCGAGGCAAAGACCCGCAGCGTGTGCTCGCCGTCCGGGACGTTGCGGAGTTCGAATTCCTGGTCGATGTTGTAATAGGCCTCATAGGGCTGGTTATCGAGGATGACGTGAATGTGATTGCCCATCTTCGTCTCCGGGTCCATTCCCGGCCTGTAGCCCTTCAGATCGCCGCCAACCACGAGCTGCACGCGTACCGTCGAAGACTCGACCGTTGAGCCCTCGACCGGAGCGGTGATGCTAACCATCGGAGCGGCGGCATCCTGCTCGCCGCGGGCGGCCATCATGTCCTTGATCCGCTGCGGCACTTCTGCATCCGTCAGTATCAACGGGCCGGCCGGAGCGACGTTTGCATTGGCCGCGTTGTTATTGGTATGGCCCGAGTGATCCTCGGTGCCGGAGCCGCAAGCAGCCGCGAACGCGGCCACGGAGATCATAGTAAAGATAAGCAATTTTTTCATAATTTCCTCCCTGTAGTAAAAACATCAGGCTGCGGAAACAGCCGGAATTTCAATATCGCCGGTCACCTCCGCAACCCCAAAAACGTCCGCAAAATTCCGTATCAGCCGATCTTCAACCTCGGCCATCGGCACCTCGCGGCCGAGCAATCTTTCCATCGACGTGACGGGTTCACCCTCGCATGCGATGATCCAGTTGAAGTAGCTGAGGTCGGTATTCACATTGAGCGCAAAGCCGTGCGTCGTGACCCATCGCTTGATGTGGATACCGATCGCCGCAACCTTGCCCTCGGCGGTGTGCACACCCGTCAGCCCCTCGATCCGAAACGCTTCGATTCCGTAGTCGGCCATCGTTCGGATCAACACTTCCTCGATATCGCGGACGTACTTATGCACATCCTCGCGATCGGGCGAAAGGCTGATTATCGGGTAACCGACAATCTGGCCGAGCCCGTGATACGTCACCTTTCCGCCGCGATCGCTCTCAAAGACCTCTGCCCCGATCTGCCGTAGCACTTCGGCGGTCGCAAGCACGCCCGCCTCCTTCGCTCGCCGCCCGACCGTGTAGGTGTGCGGGTGCTCGAGCAGGAGCAGGTAGTCGCGTTCGCGTCGCTCGATGACCTCGCGCTCAAGCTCTTTCTGGAGCACGAGAGCCGTTTGGTAATCGATACGCGCAAGGCGTCGAACCTCAAGCGTGCGTTTTAGCATCTACCTCTATGATAAGATTTTCGCATAGCAATTTACAGGACGGACAAATTCAATGACCAAACGCTTCGCTTTTCTGCTCGCCTTCATTCTGCTCGGTTCGGCTGAGGCCGCCGATGCGCAAACGCGTCGGACGACCCGCCGACCCGCACCGCCAAAGGTAGTTACGAGCACCGCGCTTCCCACGAACGCGCTCGCCGAGCGTAAGGCCGGGGCTGAAAAAGCGGCGATCCAAATCAAAAATGTCAGCCGGTTCATTTTCCTGCTCGGCGGCGTGGCAAAGGGGATTGAGGACATTGACAAAGACCCTCGAGCGAACCGGGCGGCGAAAGATGCCAACGAGACCAACAAACGGGAGCTTGTCCAGGCGATCAGGAACCTCGAGGCCGGCCTGCAGGCACTTGAGATCGAGTTCCGGACAAAGGAAACGCTCAAAAAGAACGTGCCTATCATCGGCGGTATCACCGAGCTTGCCCGAACTTCGGGCGACCTAGCCGCGGCGGGGCGTTTGACCGAGGCCGGGCGGCCGCTCTTGACCGTGGTCGAAAAGCTCTCGGACACGCTAGTCGAAATGCCTTAGGGCTTTTGCAGCTTAGGCCCGGCGGTTGCGGGGTCGCAGGCCTCGACCGGTTCATTTCGGGCGCTTAACAACTCACTTCCCGTCTCAAGCCCGAGCTTTTGCCGAATGAACTTTTCGGCCTCGGGCTTGATCATTTCGCCATTGATGACCTTCGGCCGCGTGACGAGCACGTCGCCATCCGGCATGACCGCTGCGGGCTCGATAAAGACATACCAAGGCGTTCCCCATTTTCGCCTGTCGCCTGCCTCGCGGCGTTGCGTAAAGTGGACCGTCTTCTCGCGGTCGGCCGGTTTGTCGGTTTCATAGACCGATGGAAATGTGAGTTTTTTCTGCTCAAAGTGCTCGCGCATCTTCCGCAGCGAATCGTACTCGCCGACGCCGATTATCGCCAGGCCCTGATCGCCGTATTTTTCATCCAGCTCGCGGACGAAGTCCACGTCATGGGCCCAGTTCGGGCACCACGGGGCCCAATAAACGACCATCACGAACTTCTTGCCTTTGACGAACTCACGTAAGTTCGTCTCGCCTTCGCCATTCAAGTTCTTCCGGGTCCAATCCTTATAGGCAAAGTTGCCGTCGATGATCGGGGCCTGTTCGTATTGCCCAAATGCAACGGCCGCGGCCGCGAGGATGACGAAAAGTATCGATAAACGCTTCATAAAAACCTGCTTGAGAAAGATTATTGGTTCAGACGCAGTAACACAACCAAAAGTTGCAGATTGCCTACGCATCGCCGCCCTCCTGCAAGAGTTTCGACCGCCGCCCGAACAGCCGCCCGCCCCAATAGACAACATTGAGGTAAATACCAGTCAGCACCGAGAGCGTCGCGATGCCGGAAAGGATGAGTAGCAGCGGCACCTGCCAGCGGCCGGCAAAGAAATAGAAATGCGCCTCGCGGAAGAAACGCGTCCGGGCCGTAGGCGGCTTTGAAAACTCGGCAACGCCGGTCTCGGCGTCGATAAATATCGAATCTGCCCCGAGCCCGCCTATCGACTGATATTGCGGACGGCCGTCTTTCATCAGCAGCGTCAGCGCCGTTGTCGGGAGTTCGCGTCCGGCGAGCCGGTTGGCGCTTGCGATCGCCTCGGCCGGCGAAATGCGGACGCGCTCGGCAGCGATATTTTCGACCACGCCGCCCTCGACCGCGTTCGGGAGCGAGTAAAGAAATCCGCTCGCCGCCCAGCCGAGCAGCGGAATGGCGGCCGCGAGGCCGAGCAGAAGATGCAGTTTGTAGATAAAAGCTCGCATAATAAAAAGCCAGATTAACACACCCGCCGGCCGCCAATTTTGGCCCCGTGCGGATTAAATTCGGAGTGCGACTATGCTAATCTGAGAACACTTATGAGTGCTCCGACAGTTACCGAGATCTTCAAGCGTGCGCTTGAGCTTCGCGAAAAGAACCCGAACGCCGATTACCCGGCCCTGAAGTCGCAGTTGATCGGCGAGTATTCCGGCAAGCCGTTTCCGGACACCGCCTATCTGACCATCCCGGAATATGACAACATCGTGCCGGAAGAGGACTGGACCGCCGGGCTGCCTGTAACGCTCCGCGGCATTCAGAACGAGGACTGGAACGACGTCATTCATGGCATCATCATCAGCCTCGAGCAGGTCGAGAACTATCCGATCCAGTCCGGCCGCGAGGACGACCCGACCAAGGACTGGCGCAACCGAAGCTCGCGGATCGCCGAGGCCGAGGACAAGGTGACCGAAAAATGGATGCCCGAAGACCTGATGTCCCTCGCCAAACGAAATACTCATAACTGACCTCCTCTCCGCAGTTTCTGACCAGAAAGCGTCTCCGGCCGGGCCGGGAACGCTTTTTTCTTTTGGGCTGCGTGTTTCATTTTTTATAAGGGCCATAGGTTTCTGAAACGGTTGAAACGAATGAATGAAATGAAATGCCTGAAAGACGTGAAACGCTTGAAACGCTCTGGAGTTTTGAGTCCCGGCTTTAGCCGGCCTCTCGGATTCCGCATTCCGCATTCCACCTTCCGCATTTGGTAGTGTTCTGTTTTTTTCGGGCATCGCGCGTTCGCGGAAACGCCGTGAACACCGAAAACATCGCGAACATCTGGAACGATTGGGACGAATGGGACAGATGGGACATCTTGGACATCTGGGACACGCGGCCGGGATTGGGTCTTGGAGTTGTGGCTTTCTCTCGCATTGTCAATTGTTAATCGGACCATTGTTAATTGGTCAAAAATGGAGATTGGGCTTTGGTCTTTGGTCTTTGTTTTTTGCATTTTCACACTCGAACTTGGCATTCCTTTTAATTACGAATTACTAATTTCTAATTATTAATTGGCTGGAATGAAGGTGCTCCGGTCTGCTTCCCCGTTGCTCACTGCTCACTTCCTCCCGCTGTCCATTTTCTTAGGCCGTCAGACGAAATTGAATGGCGATCCGTGAGAAATGGAAGATATGGATGATATGGAAGGTGCGAGTTGTGATGTTGCGATGTTCGGAGTTCCAGCTTTAGCTGGCCTCCGGAACGCGGGCATCCTGCCCGCCGCAAGTAGGAACCACAAAAAAAGAAACGAAGAAACCGGAACTCAAGTTTGGCTTTCTCCTTTACCCTTTACCCTTTTTCCTTATTACGGAACACCCTCCCTACCGGTCGGGTTTCCGCCTGTGGTGACGCCCAACGCGTCGCGCGGCCCGACCGCGACGGAGGGCTCCGATGAAGGGGCCTGCACGTAAGTAAGGGCGGTTTCTCGAATTCGGAATTCGGAATGATGAATTCGGAATCTGGAATCTGGAATTTGGAATTTCCGATCCCTCTTGACTTCACTGCTACAATTATCCCAACAAGCCAACCGCCGCCCGGCCCGGAGCATCTTTGATGGTTGGAAACATGCAATTTCGAAAGCCGGACGAGATTATCATCGAGTCAAACGGAGCGAGCAATGTCAAACTTACTATCCGAGACAAGATGCGTTTGCGCTAAATCGATCATATTTTTCGTAGCTGCCCTATTCGTCGCATGTGGTGGCGCGAACCTTGATCCTCCTGGAAGGGCACAAGCTAGCAATACGCAGGTGCCAGTCGAACGTGACAAGGAAGACAGCCTTGCGAACAGGCTTTCGGCTCTGTATGACGCTAAGAATTGTCGTGGCTTCTTCGATACATTCCCAAGTTCTTTCTCGGAATTCGAACGACTTTACGGGTTCAACGATGCTACGAGTGAGAGCCCTCTTTATTCGAAGTATGAAAGACACGTTCAGTATTTCTTAAGTTGTCCGGACATTTCCATTCGCGAACGGCTCGAAAAGGCGATTGGCGTCGGAGTCGGCGGCAAATGGGATGCGGACGCTACAGCAAAGATACAGGAAGCAAGTTATGAATTGATCAAAGAGAATCCTGCAGAATCGGAAGAAATTCTAGACCGCTTGCCTGAAACGCAGGCGTCCTCGTTTTGGTTTTTCGTCCTTGATGGTCCGCACCCACAAGACAATGCGACCCTTGAAAAAGTGAATGTCCTGGTGAATGCGTTAGGCAAAGAATCGAAGCAATCACAGCTACTGACGGTGCAGCACCAAGAACTGCTCAGAAACGCGCGTTCACATTGAGACAGCTATGGATGCCCAAGTAAATTGGTATATGCAACGACGAAGGAGGTATTTGGTTGTGAATCGTACAGAGGGATCGAATGCATTTGATCTCACTTGCAGTTTTTCAGTGGTCGGTTTCATGGTAGTTGTCCTTGCTAGTTGGGTCGTTGGCCAGACAGTCGATGTTCGCGACACTAGCATGCCGAATGTTTATTTGTCCTTCGAGAATCAAAGGCAGTCAAATTCCGGAACTCGCGGCAAAAGGGATTCACTGTTCATTTTCCGAATTCATAATAATCTTTCGGTCCCGATCAATGTCGCGGCCAATTTCGACAATCGGTCTTCAGGTGAAATCGAGGATGGCTCCTACCAAATGCCAGACGGGAGACTTGGAACGTTTCTGAAATCCGGGGCAGAAGTAGAGCTGTGCTTTGACGCTGAGGGGCTTTTCGTCCCCCAAGGAAATACGACTCATAAAAAAGCGAAAGCCCCCGCGAATGAGTCTCTCAAGGACAGTTGTGATTTTCGTGTCAATGGAAAGCAACGAGCAGATCCTTTTGAAAGGGGCTATTGGATACGACCGGGAGAGTACGTTAGGTTTGCAGTTCCTTCGAAGATCATCAAGGCGAATACAAAACTCTTTACCGATTTCAGTTATCCTTGGGAGTTCCGCGACGGGATCATGAGACTGAATGAACCGCGGCATAGGGTGTATTTTTTCTATTATGATCTGCCTGTCGAGTTACTGCCGTAAGAGGACAAGATGAAGAGAGTTTAGACTCTGGCTTACGTTGATGTTCTCGCTGGTCTTGCTGGTTTCTGCCGTTTCCGCGCAGACGGGCGGCGTATGTGCGATGAATCCATCTGCGGAGAGATCTGTTCAAGCGGATGCGTTTTGCGGCCCGGCGGGATGCAAGCAGTTTGACTTTCAAGGCGTATCCTTTCGCGTGCCCAGAAATTTTGTTATCCGAAATGTGAATGGAATTGAGGGAACGAGCTTGGTCTCCGAGCATGATGACATTTTGCTTTCGGTTGACGTCCACCCGGACGCGTCACGGCCGACTTTCGAGAGGCGATTAGAGAGCTTTCGGGATGAGGTTTCGATTGTCGGAAACATTCGTTATTGGCGATGGGAGTTTGGTGAATTGACGGGCTGGAAACATTCGATCGGGGTCAATGTTTGGGATGACAGTAAAAATATGTACACGGCGTCGGTGATATTTCTGACGAAGTCACCCAACCACGTGGCTCTTGGAAAAGGAATCATTAATTCGGTTTGCTACGAGAAGAAGGAGCGGTCTGATTCTGGATCGACGATCGATCTTTGCGATATTCAAGCGAAGCCTTCGGAGTTTCTCAACAAAACGCTCGAGGTACGCGCCGACTACGTCGCGGGATTCGAAATGGGCTGGTTCGAGGACGTTCGTGGGTGTGATGCCAAGCAAACGAGTGCGATCGTTTATTTGTTTGACGAGGAATTCGCAAAGGCTACGGGGAAGGCCCAACACAGGCGCTTTGAGCGAAAACTCAAAATTCGGCGCGACGTAGGCTTGCCGCGTTCCGTTCGAGGTACTTATCGGATCCGGGTTGAACCCTATGCGAAAAGAAATGAGATGGATCGGCGTTTCGATTATCAGATTCGTGTCCTTGCGGCTGTAACGATCGAGTAGGATAGAGCTTCTCGTTCATGCAAGCACGTTCGATGCCAATGTCGTCGTCTTCAACGACTCGGTTTGGTGCTATGGCCCGACCCACGTCTTGCGACGTGGGCTACATCGATGGCGTCGTCTTCGACGAATTTGGCTTTTCTGCCTGCTGCATTCTGAGTTGGATGTTAAGCCCTTGCTTACGCGCAGGCTTCTGCATTGGAGCCCTTGCTTACGCGCAGGCCTCTGACACAAGCGGATTCCGCATTCATCATTCCGCATTCCCCATTAAGTTGCGCCCTCCCTTACGGTCGGGCTACTGACACGGTGCGAATTCCAGATTCCAAATTCCAGATTCCAAATTCGCATTCACAACTCACCATTTCACCACTCACTATTCAACATTAACTATTCATCATTCATCATTCCGCATTCCTAATTCCACCGTGAGTCCGTCTTGAGCTTCGAGGACGGTGCATGGGGGCGTCTGGTCGGCGAGTTCGGTGGTTAGGTCGGTGGTGTCCCATTCGGGGTAGAGGTGGGTGAGGACGGCTTGGCGGGGTTCGGCGCGGCGGATGAGCCACGTTGCCTCGGTGAGTTCGAGGTGTGACTCGACCGGCTTGTTGCGAACGAATGAGCACTCAAGAATGAAGAGATCGGCGTGGCGGGCAAAGGCGGCGAGCGGCTCGTGGAAGCCCGTATCAGATGTGAAGACGAGTGTACGCCCGGCGGCGTCGCGGAGGTGGATTGCGTGGCTCTCGGGCGTGTGCGGCGTTTTTGCTGTGACGGCGGTGAGGCCCGCGGCGATAGCGAACGGCTCGGAGGTCTCCGTTTCGATGATCTCGACCGGAAAGGACTGTTCGAGCAAGCGAAAATTGTTAACGCGGTCATAGGCGGCGACGATCTCGCTAATGCCCGCCGGGCCAAAGATGCGGAGCGGCTTTGTGCGGCCCGAGGTCTCCGGCGCGTACTTGATCGCAAAAAGCAGCGGAGCGAGTCCGCCGCAGTGGTCGAGGTGAAAGTGCGAGATCCAGATGGCGTCGAGCCCGGCCCAGTCGCAGCCCTCGGCGGGCATCCGGTGAATGGCCGAGGGTGCACAATCGAGGAGTACCTTCGCGTCCGACGTCTCTACCCAAATTGCCGAACTCGTCCGCCGCGGGTGCGGCACCGAGCTTCCCGAACCGAGTATCTTTACACGCATCAGCCGAATGATAGCAGAGCGAGGCTCTTTGCCCGCAAGCCGAGGTGGCGTAGAATCTAGGGCTTATGGATTCCGCATCGCCGGAAGAGCTGGAGCTCGAGAAAAAACTCCGCCTGCTTGAGCGGCTCAAGGATCGCCTCGCCGACCGCGAGGAGGACATGACGGACCTCCGCGAAGAGCTTGAGCGCTTTGAGGCCCGTTATACGATGGAGGTCGGGCGACTCTATGCCGAGCAGGACGAGCTTGAAGCCGAGATCGCCGAAGAAGAGCTAAAGCTTGTCCCGGACGATGAGGAAATTAAGAAACGCGTAGAGGAACTTCGCCGCCTCGCGGAGGAATCGGCCGCCCGCCTCAAGGCCGCCGAGGAGCACGAGCAGGACAGGTGGGAGCCGACCGCCGAGGCCCGCAAGGCCTATCACGACATCGCCCGTGTGATCCATCCGGACCTTGCCCTCGACGCGACCGAAAAGGAACGCCGGCACGGGCTGATGGCCGAGCTTAATCAGGCCTATGCCTCGGGCGATCAGCAGCGGCTCAACAAGCTCGTTGCCGAATATCGCGTAAGCCCGGAGACGGTCCGCGGCGATTCGGCGGGCGATTCGCTCGTCCGGGCGATCCGCCAGATCTATCAGATAAAGCGGCGGTTTGCCGAGCTCGATGTCGAACGCCGCGAGGCGGAGGCCTCAGAGCTTTACGAGCTCTTTCGCAAGTCGAAGATCGAGGCCGCCGAAGGCCGCGACATGCTCCGGCAAATGGCCGAGCGGGCCGGAACGCACATCCGCAAGACCGCCCGCCGGCTTGAGAACCTCCGGGCCGTTACCGCCGCACAGGAAGAGCACGTTCGCGAGACCTACGGGATGGACATCGGCGATTTCAGGAAGCAGAAATGAAATTTCTAGCAAGCCAGGTCAGCTATTTTCTTAACCAGCGGGAGAGCCGGCAGAACATTTCGGCGCTCGTTAAGTATCTGCTTTTTCTCGGATCGGTCATCACCTTTTACTCGGTGATGTTCCATTTCATAATGGCCTGGGTCGAGGGCAAGTACTTTTCGTGGATCACGGGTTTCTATTGGACGCTCGTGGTAATGACAACGCTCGGCTTCGGCGACATCACCTTTGAGAGCGACATCGGCCGGGCGTTCAGCTTGCTGGTACTCCTTTCGGGCGTTTTACTGCTGCTGATAATGCTGCCATTCGCGTTCATCCGGTATTTTTACGCGCCGTGGCTTGAGGCACAGATACATGCCCAATGCCCGCGTGAGGTTCCGCCCGATACGGCGGGCCATGTGATCATCTGCGGTTACGACGACATCGCCCCGACGCTGATAAAGCGGCTCAATCAGGCAGGCATTCCCTACTTTGTGATCGAAGAAGATGCCGCGGCCGGTGCCCAGCTTTTCCAGACCGGTGTTTCCGTGATCAACGGCAAGGTCGATGGCCGCGGCACCTATGAGCGGATGCGGGTCAGCCACGCAAAGCTCGTCTTTGCCAATCTGGCCGATACGACGAACACCAATATAACGCTCACCGTCCGCGAGGCGGCGCCGGACGTACCGATCGCGGCGACGGCGACCGACCCCGATTCGATCGACATACTAGAGCTAAGCGGAGCAACGCACGTGCTTGCGCTCAAGCAGCAGCTCGGCGAACAGATCGCGAACCGGATAAGCGTCGGCGACGACCGCGCTCATGTTGTCGGTCGTTTCGGCGCATGGACGGTCGCGGAATTCACCGTCCACAGCACCACGCTCGAGGGAAAACACATCCGCGAAACGGGCGTCCGCGAAGCGACGGGCGTAAACATCGTCGGGGTTTGGCGTCGGGGCAGGCTGCTTAAGGCCGAGCCCGAACATCTGCTCGCAGATTCTGACGTTCCGGTAGCAGTCGGGACCGAAGAACAGATCGGCGCACTGGAGCTGTTTCTTGACCGGCAGCAACCGCTCGCCGGTTCGGTGCTGATCCTGGGCGGCGGCAAGGTCGGCCGTGCGGCTGCGGAAGCGCTCAAAAAGAAGGGCCTGACGGTATATATGGTCGAACGCGAGGCCGGCCGCTGCGCTCCGATAAGCGAGTCGCTTGACCGGCTGACGACCGGCGACGCCGCCGACCGCGAGACGTTGATGCGCGGCGGGCTGATGGAAGCTTCGCTCGTTCTGCTGACGACGAACGACGACGCGGTGAACATTTACCTCTCGATCTATTGCCGGCGGCTCAACCCCGAAGTAAGGATAATCAGCCGCATCACACACGACCGGAACCTTGAGGCGATACATCGTGCGGGTGCGGATTTTGTCTTGAGCTATGCACCGCTCGGGGCCGAATCGGTGATGGCGATCGTGCAAGGGCGGCAGGCGTTCGTTATGGGCGAGGGCGTTGAATTCTTTGCGGCGGCGGTGCCGGACAGCCTCGTTGGCAAAACGCTGATGGAAAGCGAGATCGGCGAGAAGACGGGACTGTTGGTGCTTGGCATAGAGGAAGGCAAAAAGATGATCGCGAATCCGCCGCCCGCGACGAAACTCCCGGCCGGCGGCATGCTCGATATGCTCGGGACGAACGAACAACTCCAGGCCTTCAGGGACGCCTTCGGCTAGACGGCAGTGCCGGCGGCATGGCCGGATGC
This window harbors:
- a CDS encoding barstar family protein, producing MAAVRFESSNVQDWKSFHEYCMEVFGFPDFYGKNMDAWIDCMSSLDEEGMTRFLIKPDEMLQIEITETEAFRTRLREIFDAFVDCSAFVNQRYTDSGRTPALSLVFVN
- a CDS encoding NAD-binding protein, with product MKFLASQVSYFLNQRESRQNISALVKYLLFLGSVITFYSVMFHFIMAWVEGKYFSWITGFYWTLVVMTTLGFGDITFESDIGRAFSLLVLLSGVLLLLIMLPFAFIRYFYAPWLEAQIHAQCPREVPPDTAGHVIICGYDDIAPTLIKRLNQAGIPYFVIEEDAAAGAQLFQTGVSVINGKVDGRGTYERMRVSHAKLVFANLADTTNTNITLTVREAAPDVPIAATATDPDSIDILELSGATHVLALKQQLGEQIANRISVGDDRAHVVGRFGAWTVAEFTVHSTTLEGKHIRETGVREATGVNIVGVWRRGRLLKAEPEHLLADSDVPVAVGTEEQIGALELFLDRQQPLAGSVLILGGGKVGRAAAEALKKKGLTVYMVEREAGRCAPISESLDRLTTGDAADRETLMRGGLMEASLVLLTTNDDAVNIYLSIYCRRLNPEVRIISRITHDRNLEAIHRAGADFVLSYAPLGAESVMAIVQGRQAFVMGEGVEFFAAAVPDSLVGKTLMESEIGEKTGLLVLGIEEGKKMIANPPPATKLPAGGMLDMLGTNEQLQAFRDAFG
- the sugE gene encoding quaternary ammonium compound efflux SMR transporter SugE, whose translation is MNWIYLAIAGILEIAWAIGLKYTEGWTRLVPSLITGVLMIASFYFLSLAVKTLPIGTAYAVWTGIGTVGAAILGMVLFNEPRDAVRIVCIMLIIAGIAGLKITSNS
- the lipB gene encoding lipoyl(octanoyl) transferase LipB, with amino-acid sequence MLKRTLEVRRLARIDYQTALVLQKELEREVIERRERDYLLLLEHPHTYTVGRRAKEAGVLATAEVLRQIGAEVFESDRGGKVTYHGLGQIVGYPIISLSPDREDVHKYVRDIEEVLIRTMADYGIEAFRIEGLTGVHTAEGKVAAIGIHIKRWVTTHGFALNVNTDLSYFNWIIACEGEPVTSMERLLGREVPMAEVEDRLIRNFADVFGVAEVTGDIEIPAVSAA
- a CDS encoding PepSY domain-containing protein, whose protein sequence is MRAFIYKLHLLLGLAAAIPLLGWAASGFLYSLPNAVEGGVVENIAAERVRISPAEAIASANRLAGRELPTTALTLLMKDGRPQYQSIGGLGADSIFIDAETGVAEFSKPPTARTRFFREAHFYFFAGRWQVPLLLILSGIATLSVLTGIYLNVVYWGGRLFGRRSKLLQEGGDA
- a CDS encoding ribonuclease Z, with the protein product MRVKILGSGSSVPHPRRTSSAIWVETSDAKVLLDCAPSAIHRMPAEGCDWAGLDAIWISHFHLDHCGGLAPLLFAIKYAPETSGRTKPLRIFGPAGISEIVAAYDRVNNFRLLEQSFPVEIIETETSEPFAIAAGLTAVTAKTPHTPESHAIHLRDAAGRTLVFTSDTGFHEPLAAFARHADLFILECSFVRNKPVESHLELTEATWLIRRAEPRQAVLTHLYPEWDTTDLTTELADQTPPCTVLEAQDGLTVELGMRNDE
- a CDS encoding redoxin family protein, with protein sequence MKRLSILFVILAAAAVAFGQYEQAPIIDGNFAYKDWTRKNLNGEGETNLREFVKGKKFVMVVYWAPWCPNWAHDVDFVRELDEKYGDQGLAIIGVGEYDSLRKMREHFEQKKLTFPSVYETDKPADREKTVHFTQRREAGDRRKWGTPWYVFIEPAAVMPDGDVLVTRPKVINGEMIKPEAEKFIRQKLGLETGSELLSARNEPVEACDPATAGPKLQKP